One stretch of Burkholderia pyrrocinia DNA includes these proteins:
- a CDS encoding lipoprotein-releasing ABC transporter permease subunit, whose amino-acid sequence MKLPFEWQIGLRYARGGRRSAGDGFVSFIAGAAMAGIALGVAALIVVLSVMNGFRTEVRDRMLSVLAHVEVFSPSGALPDWRLTAHESLQNPAVRAVAPYVDAQALLTNAGSVTGVALRGIDPVLEPRVSEIARKLKTGRLDALVPGEMGIVLGAALADALHVKIGDRITFFAPGNGARIGDALPRFRQFNVVGTFESGHYQYDSALAYIHISDARKLFNVSAPTGIRLRLDDLQRAPDIALALSRTLSGDLYIRDWTRQNRTWFEAERLQKRMLSLILMLIVAVAAFNLVSSLVMTVTQKQGDIAILRTLGAPPGSITKIFAIQGMTIGLAGTLAGVALGCAIAVSIPWVLPAIEQLLGIRFLTPSVYFLSSLPSKLAAIDVIEIAAAAFLMSCVATLYPSWRAARVRPAEALRDE is encoded by the coding sequence TTGAAACTCCCGTTCGAATGGCAGATCGGGCTGCGCTATGCGCGCGGCGGCCGACGCTCGGCCGGCGACGGCTTCGTGTCGTTCATTGCCGGCGCCGCAATGGCCGGCATCGCGCTCGGCGTCGCCGCGCTGATCGTCGTGCTGTCGGTGATGAACGGTTTTCGCACCGAGGTGCGCGACCGGATGCTGTCGGTGCTCGCGCATGTGGAAGTCTTCTCGCCGTCCGGCGCGCTGCCCGACTGGCGGCTCACCGCGCACGAATCGCTGCAGAACCCGGCCGTGCGCGCCGTCGCGCCCTATGTCGACGCGCAGGCGCTGCTGACGAACGCGGGCAGCGTGACGGGCGTCGCGCTGCGCGGCATCGATCCGGTGCTCGAGCCGCGCGTGTCCGAGATCGCGCGCAAGCTGAAGACCGGGCGCCTCGACGCGCTCGTGCCGGGCGAAATGGGCATCGTGCTCGGCGCCGCGCTGGCCGACGCGCTGCACGTGAAGATCGGCGACCGCATCACGTTCTTCGCGCCCGGCAACGGCGCGCGCATCGGCGACGCGCTGCCGCGGTTCCGGCAGTTCAACGTGGTCGGCACGTTCGAGTCGGGCCACTATCAATACGACAGCGCGCTTGCGTACATCCATATCAGCGATGCGCGGAAGCTGTTCAACGTGTCCGCGCCGACCGGCATCCGGTTGCGTCTCGACGATCTGCAGCGCGCGCCGGACATCGCGCTGGCGCTGTCGCGCACGCTGTCGGGCGATCTTTATATCCGCGACTGGACGCGGCAGAACCGTACGTGGTTCGAAGCCGAGCGGCTGCAGAAACGCATGCTGTCGCTGATCCTGATGCTGATCGTCGCGGTCGCCGCGTTCAATCTCGTATCGTCGCTGGTGATGACCGTCACGCAGAAGCAGGGCGACATCGCGATCCTGCGCACGCTCGGCGCGCCGCCCGGGTCGATCACGAAGATCTTCGCGATCCAGGGGATGACGATCGGCCTCGCCGGCACGCTGGCGGGCGTCGCGCTCGGCTGCGCGATCGCGGTCAGCATCCCGTGGGTGCTGCCGGCGATCGAGCAGCTGCTCGGCATCCGCTTCCTGACGCCGTCCGTGTATTTCCTCAGTTCGCTGCCGTCGAAGCTCGCGGCGATCGACGTGATCGAGATCGCCGCGGCCGCGTTCCTGATGTCGTGCGTCGCGACGCTGTACCCGAGCTGGCGTGCCGCGCGGGTCCGGCCGGCCGAAGCTTTGCGCGACGAATAG